atCCTTTTGCCTTAAACCTACAAAGTGGTTAGGAcagacagaaaaagaaaaattaaaataaggctaaAGGAGTTCGTTTGTAATTAAGTACCTACTTTGACTTTTTTCTGCAATAAGCGGTATAAAGAAAAACAGTGAGGATACAAAATGgttttccaaaacaattattaatattaaaattctcaaaaagtGGTTCTGGAATGACATATTTGGCTCAGAATCAAATTTCATGTTGGAAGAATTTTTACCCGACGGCAAATGAAAACTAAGTCAACTTATCACAGTGAAGAATATAAAAGgtttcttattaaaatgaaaGCATAGACATTCAAATATGACCCGAAATTAGTATACTGTTCCTAAATAACTGAAATCCAGAGTTTCAAATATATGTAACTGACTCAAAAGGCTAGTTCCTTCAAAGTGAGTTGCcgattatttttctattaatattCCAACTAGGATATTCTCAAATTCGCTagaaaaccaaaatgtttaaacaGGAATTTGTATTTTGAGACGTACATTATAGTTTAAGCTAATCAGATGATTTCCATTGATTATAGTGTCATTGAATCTGATCTATCATCAGAGGCTTTGGTAAAAAACCTAACCCATTATTAGCAAACTAGCATAAAATATCAGTCTTCTTATCCCTTgataaaaaggacatttttgcaTTTCTGGAATATAAGTGGGATGAAGTTAAGTTTTACATAACAAGTAGTAAGACATTTGGAAAATgttaaacgtttttaaattttctctgtttttctttctcaaataaaaaaaaataaaaatgttcctaCTCCCTGCAGGTAGTTATACAAATTACTTTAAAGAAGTACTAAGAAAAGGCTAAATAAAATAGGTTCATTAAGCGGTTAACGAGAAAGTCAAAACGATTAAGAAATTTCGAAAGGCGTGGCATCCGTTGCACACAAAATTACATCATGCTAAAATTGtgcaactttttgaaatgattgGAAGTTAAATTTAATGCAAAGCTATTTTGTTAATAGTTTTGTATTTACAACTTAGAAAATTAGCTATgcaacttcaattttatttaattttcttaaacgaAATTGttcgttaatattttttttaaacaaaattccaaattcaaaattccttcaAAGCTGATGACTTTTTacatcagtaatttttttagttgatttaaaaaaattagtttttcgaAAAGTTACAATATTAAAATGCAGCTAAGCTCTATATTACTTTTTTACTAAACCTTAAATCGAAAAATAgtgcaaacatttaaataatcgcaaatgaatatttataatttaacttataaataataatatttggaaattttaaaaataaatcgaaaatgagaaacactaacaaaaatttgggagtttttcaattttactcgATTTCTGAAACCTTGCTGAAAGATTGTAACTTAATTTTTAGGGGAACATTATgtagattttgaataaaacattaaatttatccTAGATTTTCACATTATTGGACCTTAAACGGTCCATAAAAGAATTCCGCCAtgtataaatgtcaaagttttatgATGCTGGTTGGATACTAAAAGTAGCcctaaatattttcataaaattaaaacaactttttgaacGCTTAAGGAAATTAAATACTCAATCTATTTTCATAGGTAGCTATATAATCAGATTAATTTATAAAACGTGCTTGTTTTGCGTTTTTTAAGTACCAAAAGTagtagtgcgttggactgtcatgccatcgaaagttttttcacgggtgctgcctcttgcaaggaatatacaacttctccaagagtaattcttggcatgaaaagtgctttctcaaatttaggtcccctccatccctgacaacagtactcgcacacaggaatggtttagagttgtaagtcacttggccctagTTCAAGTccttcaagaataattcttgtcaacAAATTAAGCGTTGGATTTCGCATACAAAATGTAGGTCCGCTCAATTTCTGACTTGATTCATACACAAGAAgagttaagagttgtaagtcactaggtcctggttctctatggactgttgcgccaccttatttattttatttttatagttacgaaaatattaacttcaattttttgaagtatTGGAGGCTTAGTTTTGAAtccacttttttaaataaaaactcagaaaaatggaaatttgaAATGACAAAAGTATCTTGTTTGTTTTACCTGGAGCTATGTTTCTCAGAATCCTTATCTCTCGTTTGAATATGTAAAATGCAGGTTTTCAAAgaacaacattaaaaatataattttttttagtttcgcAGATTTGCAAAGTTCCGGGAGTTATTTTATTCACGATTGACCcaatatatttaactttttaaaatgttcaaataatttGCTTTATAATGTACCTTTGAACCCCGAAATCACTCATTATAGTTTGAAAAATCGTAGATTTGGTCTCAAACATTTTAATCGAGTGTAATTCTATATACATATCTACCCGACGGCTCCAAAAACTacttacaaaactaaaaatgtcctttttttaaaacgatttatcTCAACTTTCGTGAcaggaaaagaaatttgttcaaaatacttttttaggAAATGTATCCaaatcttatattaaaaaaataattgagaaGTTTTCTAATAAACTCAAATTAGTTGTTAAACAAATGCAATCAATCTTGTTTTTACTTCCAACGTGactaatatttagaaaaaaacaacacattttgaatttgagtttttttaaaatttgtttgctatttcattttttttaaatccactatttacaattttgttctcaatttatactcaagttttaCATAATTTCAAATCCATCAATTTAAATGTCCCCAAACCAAATTTACACAgctcgaaaataatatttttttaaattatttgtccaTCTTGCAAGTTCcatatttaaaaagattaaaaaagactaaaaacaatCTAAACCATTTTCACTGAATGAACTACTacttactattattttttttttttcatttttatttatttttttatttatgtatttatttatttatttttggttgttaacatatttactttttctattttgattgtatttatttatttacatgtaAAGCATTTTTGAGATTAGCGTTTTTCCATGCTTCCCAGCCTCCTATTCTCTCCAATCTTGGATAACCATGTTTCTTGACAATTCtaagaaggttttttttgtagCCTTTTCCTtcgatttgttatttttattttaaactgtgataattttatataaaattattatttttttcagaagtaaAGTAGGGTTATACtaaatctctgtaaattgtgcaatataattatatgaaaaaatgtaaataattactgctacaataaaatataatatataataataataactactACTTAGATTCTAGCTGTGTCTTTTTTAAAGAACCTCACAAAACATTCTTGTCAAACTCGAGCTACTAATTCATGacatacaaattaataatttctgtgcgttttttttaacctttagCGTCTAACCCTAGGGAAAGACTTAAAATACGCTTGAagtctatttttatattcactAATGTGGTTCTCAATgggcaaaataaatcaatttattcttaatctagatctgtcaaaccACAAATTTCTCAcgtttttgcattccatgtggcaaaaataaattgatttattttttaattaaaatcaaatctgCAGATCTGGATTTTTCGACGCATTTACCACCCCTCTTTgcaccttttaaaaaatgttaagttgagaatttgacagctctaccgCACTACACAGCATGTACACGAAGTAACGCGaatatattgacaaaaaaaaacagacccAAATATTTTCCATgcgcaaaaaaaaatcaatttagaagaaaatttaaatttacccaTGGAAGACCCCATAAGttaataaacacaaattttaatcgCCATTTAGAGAACTCGTGTGTTCTaagttacatacatacatataaatacaaaatatcaccTTAACAACATTAAGCTCATTAATCACAAACCAAAcctaatcatttattttttgtgttttatatttttgtaggcTTAGGAGTCACACAACCCAGCGCATTGctgaattcaaaaacaattggtTTAGTAACGTCTACACAGAATGTTAGCTCTAGTCAAGAAGTAACAAAACGTACTAACAAACCACTAATGGAGAAACGCCGTAGGGCACGTATTAACCAAAGTTTGGCTATTCTAAAGGCTCTTATTCTTGAGTCAACAAAAGCTAATGCAAAAAGTACCGATGgacaaacaaaacatacaaaattagaaaaggCTGATATTTTGGAATTAACAGTTCGACATTTTCAGCGACATAGAAATCTTGATGATcctagtaagttttttttttaaacaaatattaattagtGTGCAACATACTAAACCTTGGTATTTGTTTCCAACCTTAGCCATAAATAAATATAGAGCAGGTTATACGGATTGTGCACGAGAAGTTGCGAGGTACCTTGCAACACCTGAACCACCACCTCTTCCTAATCTGCCATCATTATCGGATCCCGGATCAAAAGCTCGACTATTGCGTCATTTGGATCAGTGTATTGCTGAGATTGATGTAGAAATATGCCCACATACAACAGCTTATGCTGACAGCCCGTCAAGTAGCTGTTTTGAGATAAATTGCACAAAGAAACCGTAAGAATTAACAACTTGTTcgttaagaaaacattttgaagacagtttaatttgtttaatagacAAGATGAAAACTCTCTCGACTACAGTAGTCAGGATTCAAATCCATTGGATTTTAGCAAGGCAACCAGGGTAAACATAACTGCTCATACGATATCTTCGACTTCAACTGAGCATGTTAACAATCAGGTAGGTTCAATTTTATATCCTCAAACTTGAAATAGATGTTAATTGAAAAGCAACTGAATTTTAAAGGACGAAAATAACAACCGTGGCCAGGATATGGATATAACCGACAACAACTTGGATAATCTCCGACTACCAAGGGCAACCTCTTCAGGGCTAATTGATGTTAATTCTGGTCTAAGTCCAGGAGATATTCGAAATAAGGTAAAGAAGCTTAtcttgaataaaagaaaaaagaattaaaaaatttatttgcatataatttttttcagccCTGTAATCTTGATGCATACAAAAATCTCAAAGTGAACGATACAAGTAACGTGCTGGTGCTGCCACCACATTATATGCAACTTGCTGCTGCTTTAGGCCTCAGTACTCAACCCATCGTTGATCCAATTGCAACTCGAACCGACTTTGAACGGCTTATTGAATTAAACAGAAATCAATCGGCGTCGATTGTCAGTGACAAATTGGACAACTATGACAAATGTCCCATGGATCTACCCAGGGACGAGGTTAGCGCAACCTCTTCAAATGCAGTTGCAATGCTTCCAGCTACCTCCCTTATGGCATCTAGCTCACCCAGGCATAGTCCCATAATTGAACATCATCTGGAACAGCATCAACAGCAAcaccaacagcaacaacagcagcagcatcagcttcagcagcagcaccagcagcagcacCAGCATCAGCAGCCCCTTCAAGTACACATCGGACAATCAACCTCATTGGAAATTGATGTTGACATTGAAAAACCCTCAGTGACCCCGCCTATGATGATATCGACGAAATCAATAAACGTCGAAGATGGCGACAGTGATATAAACATGGAGAATTcagatcaaaatcaaaataatcaaaactacCTTAATCGACAGGAAGGAGGTGGTGCTGGTGGTGTTggtgttggtggtggtggtggtggtggtctTGCAATGTTTGGTGGCGAATCCAGGCAAATGGACGATAACATGTGGCGTCCTTGGTAGACTTGACATATACATGAATATTTTCATGGGAACGTAaaagtgtaaaaataaaaagtaaacaaaaacaaatgatctCTGGGGAAAAGAAAATGGAAGGAGATccacataaattattttaaaaaatttgttgttgtacTTCATCAGCTTTTTGAGTTAATctacaaatttattataaaatataaactgtgCCAAAGGAATGCTAGTCATCTCTTTATctgtatatttaatattttctttttttttaagttccataaaccgaataaaagaaaaagaatataaaacaaaacagaagaagatataaaataattaacctTATCCACCGTCTATAAAAGCATTTagagttatttaaattaaaatctaagtaaatatgtatgtaaattattttgttaaaatattttatttatatttaatttttgttatgttgttatttattattagtattagattcataattttaatttttctcaacaaaacaaaaaaaggaagctaaagtttaaaataataaaagaaaaagataaaaaagaggcttttaattttatttatttattacttacaTAATAGATAGCTATTTCattctgtgaaaaaaaagattattaattgttagatatttatttgaaataatatagtataataataaaacaaaaaaaaacacgtaaaaagaatttaaaagaaaacctttaactgaaaataagaaatattattaaatatatatataaatatatgctGGAATATGCGTATCAATTAAGAAaaagtatttcttaaaatagagttttatttattattgaaaaatggtaatttcaacagaaaaaacataaatatttttcatgtgttcatcaaattaaaaaagtcgTTACTCGTGATTTGAATATGAGTCCATTTAAAACtacagctttttttaaataaattatattacgA
This window of the Eupeodes corollae chromosome 3, idEupCoro1.1, whole genome shotgun sequence genome carries:
- the LOC129949859 gene encoding circadian locomoter output cycles protein kaput isoform X2; translation: MTSCGLGVTQPSALLNSKTIGLVTSTQNVSSSQEVTKRTNKPLMEKRRRARINQSLAILKALILESTKANAKSTDGQTKHTKLEKADILELTVRHFQRHRNLDDPTINKYRAGYTDCAREVARYLATPEPPPLPNLPSLSDPGSKARLLRHLDQCIAEIDVEICPHTTAYADSPSSSCFEINCTKKPQDENSLDYSSQDSNPLDFSKATRVNITAHTISSTSTEHVNNQDENNNRGQDMDITDNNLDNLRLPRATSSGLIDVNSGLSPGDIRNKPCNLDAYKNLKVNDTSNVLVLPPHYMQLAAALGLSTQPIVDPIATRTDFERLIELNRNQSASIVSDKLDNYDKCPMDLPRDEVSATSSNAVAMLPATSLMASSSPRHSPIIEHHLEQHQQQHQQQQQQQHQLQQQHQQQHQHQQPLQVHIGQSTSLEIDVDIEKPSVTPPMMISTKSINVEDGDSDINMENSDQNQNNQNYLNRQEGGGAGGVGVGGGGGGGLAMFGGESRQMDDNMWRPW
- the LOC129949859 gene encoding circadian locomoter output cycles protein kaput isoform X1, whose translation is MTAKREKDYAKNKSTTGLGVTQPSALLNSKTIGLVTSTQNVSSSQEVTKRTNKPLMEKRRRARINQSLAILKALILESTKANAKSTDGQTKHTKLEKADILELTVRHFQRHRNLDDPTINKYRAGYTDCAREVARYLATPEPPPLPNLPSLSDPGSKARLLRHLDQCIAEIDVEICPHTTAYADSPSSSCFEINCTKKPQDENSLDYSSQDSNPLDFSKATRVNITAHTISSTSTEHVNNQDENNNRGQDMDITDNNLDNLRLPRATSSGLIDVNSGLSPGDIRNKPCNLDAYKNLKVNDTSNVLVLPPHYMQLAAALGLSTQPIVDPIATRTDFERLIELNRNQSASIVSDKLDNYDKCPMDLPRDEVSATSSNAVAMLPATSLMASSSPRHSPIIEHHLEQHQQQHQQQQQQQHQLQQQHQQQHQHQQPLQVHIGQSTSLEIDVDIEKPSVTPPMMISTKSINVEDGDSDINMENSDQNQNNQNYLNRQEGGGAGGVGVGGGGGGGLAMFGGESRQMDDNMWRPW